A stretch of Endozoicomonas sp. SCSIO W0465 DNA encodes these proteins:
- a CDS encoding DEAD/DEAH box helicase, giving the protein MTFANLGLSLPILQAITEQGYKQPSPIQAEAIPAVLSGQDVMAAAQTGTGKTAGFTLPILELLSRGERARPNQVRALVLTPTRELAAQVADSVATYGRHLPIRSSVVFGGVKINPQMMNLRRGADILVATPGRLLDLYNQNAVKFKHLEVLVLDEADRMLDMGFIHDIRRILALLPGRRQNLMFSATFSDEIRQLAKTIVQHPVEIDVSPRNTTARTVRQCIYPVDKSKKPALLTRLIKEHNWQQVLVFTRTKHGANRLTRHLEGKGILAAAIHGNKSQGARTRALADFKNNEITALVATDIAARGLDIDQLPQVVNFDLPNVPEDYVHRIGRTGRAGADGHAVSLVCADESKQLRDIERLINQQLPREIIVGFEPVNEIPVTQLSDKPLKPGKPKKPKAYDRPVQANGRKGKTPEGKQQRGQSNAVKRSGKISSSRVFTEKNSRPRRRKTTNPQGTSAAV; this is encoded by the coding sequence ATGACCTTCGCCAACCTCGGTCTTTCCCTGCCGATTCTGCAAGCCATTACTGAACAGGGCTATAAGCAGCCTTCTCCCATTCAGGCGGAAGCAATACCGGCTGTTCTGTCAGGGCAGGATGTCATGGCAGCGGCTCAGACAGGCACAGGCAAAACAGCCGGTTTTACGTTGCCGATACTGGAGTTGCTCAGTCGTGGCGAGAGGGCAAGGCCCAACCAGGTTCGTGCGCTGGTTCTGACACCGACCCGTGAGCTGGCAGCCCAGGTGGCAGACAGTGTTGCCACCTACGGTCGGCACTTGCCAATACGTTCCTCTGTGGTTTTTGGCGGCGTCAAAATCAACCCGCAAATGATGAATCTGAGACGGGGTGCTGACATTCTTGTCGCCACCCCCGGACGACTCCTGGATCTCTACAATCAGAATGCGGTGAAGTTCAAACACCTGGAAGTGCTGGTTCTGGATGAAGCAGACCGTATGCTTGACATGGGATTTATTCACGATATTCGTCGTATTCTGGCGTTGTTGCCCGGGCGAAGACAGAACCTGATGTTTTCGGCAACGTTTTCTGATGAGATTCGGCAGCTGGCTAAAACCATTGTTCAACATCCGGTAGAAATCGATGTTTCTCCCCGAAATACCACGGCCAGAACGGTCAGGCAATGTATTTATCCGGTGGATAAAAGTAAAAAGCCGGCACTGCTGACCCGGTTGATTAAAGAGCATAACTGGCAGCAGGTGTTGGTTTTTACCCGAACCAAACACGGTGCCAACCGGCTAACCCGTCATCTGGAAGGGAAAGGGATTCTGGCGGCAGCAATTCATGGCAATAAGAGTCAGGGAGCCCGTACCAGGGCGCTGGCTGATTTCAAAAACAATGAAATTACGGCGCTGGTGGCAACGGATATCGCTGCCCGGGGGCTTGATATTGACCAGTTGCCTCAGGTGGTGAACTTCGACCTGCCTAATGTACCGGAAGATTATGTGCATCGTATCGGGCGAACAGGGCGTGCAGGGGCGGATGGCCACGCTGTTTCACTGGTCTGTGCTGATGAGAGTAAGCAGCTTCGGGACATTGAACGGTTGATTAATCAGCAGCTGCCCAGAGAGATAATCGTGGGGTTTGAACCGGTTAATGAGATTCCGGTGACTCAGCTATCTGATAAGCCACTGAAGCCCGGAAAGCCGAAGAAGCCAAAGGCTTATGACCGGCCTGTGCAAGCGAATGGAAGAAAAGGCAAGACACCTGAAGGTAAGCAGCAGAGGGGGCAGAGTAATGCAGTGAAGCGATCCGGGAAAATAAGCTCAAGCCGTGTGTTTACAGAAAAAAACAGCAGGCCCCGAAGGCGCAAGACGACCAACCCTCAAGGCACTTCTGCTGCTGTATAA